TTGTATATTGCGCCTCCACCATGTTTCCTTACTAACCTGAACCCTGCAACTTTATGGATTTTGCGATGCACCTTTTGCGCGGGCTACTTGGTGTTGCCACCATTCTCGCGATTGGATATGCCTTTTCCTCGAACCGAAAAGCCATCAATTGGCGCTTGGTGGGCATAGGCTTAGGACTTCAATTGGCCTTTGCCATTCTCATCATTAAAAAAACGCCTATTTATTATTTCTTTGAGTTGGTTGGGCAAATGTTCACACGGCTGTTGTCTTATACTGCCGCTGGTGCCGAGTTTGTTTTTGGACCTTTGTCTAAAGCTACTGGGGTTGGTTTTATATTTGCCTTTCAAATCTTGCCCACCATTATCTTTATCGCCTCTTTGATGGCGGTTTTGTATTATTTGGGCTTAATGCAGCCTGTTGTAAAAGGAATTGGCTGGTTTATGGCGCGGGTCATGCGGATATCTGGTGCAGAGTCTCTTGCAACCGCTTCTAATATTTTTGTGGGACAGACAGAAGCACCACTCATTATTCGTCCATATGTGGGTGGTATGACACGCTCAGAGTTGCTTACCCTTATGACGGGCGGTATGGCAACGTTGGCTGGTGGAGTATTGGCGGCCTATGTCGGCATGTTGGGCGGCGATACCCCCGCAGAACAAACCAAATTTGCGGTTCATTTGCTTTCTGCCTCTATGATGAATGCACCAGCAGCCATTCTCTTCTCCAAAATGCTCATTCCAGAGACCGAAACCCCGCTAACCGGAGCGGATTTTAAGCCCATCATGGAGAAAAATGCAGAAAGTGTGATCGAAGCAGCAGCAGGTGGTGCAGCAGATGGGCTAAAATTGGCGGCAAATGTGGCAGGGATGTTATTGGCCTTTATTG
The nucleotide sequence above comes from Rhodothermia bacterium. Encoded proteins:
- a CDS encoding NupC/NupG family nucleoside CNT transporter translates to MDFAMHLLRGLLGVATILAIGYAFSSNRKAINWRLVGIGLGLQLAFAILIIKKTPIYYFFELVGQMFTRLLSYTAAGAEFVFGPLSKATGVGFIFAFQILPTIIFIASLMAVLYYLGLMQPVVKGIGWFMARVMRISGAESLATASNIFVGQTEAPLIIRPYVGGMTRSELLTLMTGGMATLAGGVLAAYVGMLGGDTPAEQTKFAVHLLSASMMNAPAAILFSKMLIPETETPLTGADFKPIMEKNAESVIEAAAGGAADGLKLAANVAGMLLAFIALIALVNELLGWVGAPTFGTFQLYNLNAWIKSVSFGSFEALSMQSVLGFLFAPFAWLMGVESRDILQFGRLLGEKIILNEFVAYSSLVDLKAQMTERSVLMATYALCGFANISSIAIQIGGIGGLAPERRSEIANLGFRAVLAGAMATCLSATVAGVLF